From a region of the Corallococcus coralloides DSM 2259 genome:
- a CDS encoding HEPN/Toprim-associated domain-containing protein encodes MSWSVYLRIGSLLEVWHEEMPSSVALLFGPEDFVTEGVPELESDAPSPSSAFRSTVGRCKRRLSALGYDWSLFLASYREGVSGRVTLAMAMGCLAVIDMDAAERLPALFEATSPEEDLAALGRVCMWQAREDSHREEGAILQELPGGGEERGYQQHFDMVLQWARDRPEAYDVLFAARAVEFIIWLRRQSPDFGWLFFVRAILEAFQDDEFIEFDIAGRIRQFIEDGREVEPNDFASAYVQGSIEALADDARLIGRLYAVLADLEKKVGRNYWGARAAGLLERLLMGEGTAQVRGRLLEDLLESLVRMDPQLPVVEKNLLNETEEIDLVLQNQLQSPFWAAMQSPLLFIECKNWKTVVGAPEARIFESKIRERGNLCRVGIFVSMAGFSDPCLQILRRVQSQGLIIFAVTGQDLRQMVGERVSLTEWLASRGMRQIV; translated from the coding sequence GTGAGTTGGTCGGTCTATCTTCGGATTGGTTCGCTGCTGGAGGTCTGGCATGAAGAGATGCCTTCTTCGGTCGCGCTTCTGTTTGGCCCCGAGGACTTCGTGACCGAAGGAGTGCCCGAGTTGGAGAGTGATGCCCCGTCTCCTTCGTCGGCTTTTCGCTCCACAGTCGGCCGCTGCAAGCGTCGGCTGTCGGCACTTGGCTATGACTGGAGCTTGTTCCTGGCCTCCTACCGGGAGGGGGTGAGTGGCCGTGTCACACTCGCCATGGCCATGGGCTGCCTGGCTGTCATAGACATGGACGCAGCCGAACGACTTCCCGCGCTCTTCGAAGCGACTTCACCTGAAGAGGACCTTGCCGCGCTGGGACGCGTGTGCATGTGGCAGGCCAGGGAGGACTCTCATCGAGAAGAAGGAGCCATTCTCCAGGAACTGCCTGGGGGCGGTGAAGAACGTGGTTACCAGCAGCACTTCGACATGGTGTTGCAATGGGCCCGCGACAGGCCGGAGGCGTACGATGTGCTTTTTGCTGCCCGCGCTGTCGAGTTCATCATCTGGCTGCGTAGGCAGTCTCCGGATTTTGGCTGGCTGTTCTTTGTGAGGGCGATCCTGGAGGCATTTCAGGATGATGAATTTATTGAATTCGATATCGCTGGACGCATTCGGCAGTTCATTGAGGATGGACGCGAGGTCGAACCGAACGATTTTGCATCAGCGTACGTGCAGGGCTCAATCGAGGCGCTCGCAGATGATGCACGCCTGATCGGCCGCCTGTACGCGGTTCTTGCGGACCTTGAGAAGAAGGTCGGTCGGAATTACTGGGGGGCCCGAGCTGCGGGGCTGTTGGAGCGCTTGCTCATGGGGGAGGGAACAGCGCAGGTGCGGGGACGTCTGCTGGAGGATCTATTGGAGTCCCTGGTACGGATGGACCCGCAGTTGCCGGTGGTTGAGAAGAACCTGTTGAATGAGACAGAAGAAATTGACCTCGTCCTCCAGAACCAGCTTCAAAGCCCATTCTGGGCTGCCATGCAGAGCCCGCTATTGTTTATCGAGTGCAAAAACTGGAAGACCGTCGTGGGCGCTCCCGAGGCCCGTATCTTCGAGAGCAAGATCCGTGAGCGAGGCAATTTGTGCAGGGTCGGCATCTTTGTGTCGATGGCGGGTTTTTCCGACCCATGTCTCCAGATTCTCCGCCGTGTCCAGAGTCAGGGGTTGATCATCTTTGCAGTGACCGGACAGGACTTGAGGCAGATGGTTGGGGAGCGTGTCTCCTTGACTGAATGGCTGGCCTCAAGGGGAATGAGGCAAATCGTTTAG